Below is a genomic region from Geoglobus acetivorans.
TATGAAGGATGGCATGGTAATTGCTGGATGAAGTCAATGAATTGATAAAAAAGCCGAGGAGAAACTCAGAGCAGCAGAATATCTCCTGAACGGGGGTTACTACTCAGATGCGATAAGCAGGGCGTATTATGCAATGTACTTCGCTGCGAAGGCTCTGCTCGCATTAAAAAAGATCTACCCAAAAACTCACAGAGGTCTGATCGCCAAATTTGGCCTCGAATACGTTAATATGAGTATTATTGATTCATACTACGCAAAGGCACTGGCATACGGTGAAGAAAAAGCGGGGGAGTGGCGGTAGTAAGCCCCCTTCTGTTTCAGGCAGCATCCGTCTCAGCGGCACACGCCTTGCACCGGCGGGGACGGCCGTTTCAACTCCCGCAGGTGACCTCGGCCTCCCGGCTTCCTCGCATAACCCTGCAGGAGTGTCGTTTCTGTTCCGTTGCCGTGCCTCTCGGCACGACGCCTTGCGGCGTCCCGCCTTCAAACGGTGGGGGGACTTTCCTCCCGCACAGCGGGAAGCTGCCCTCCGCCTCTCCCCCGGAGAAGTACCTGAACAAAAGAATATAAAAGAATTTTTCAACCGATCGTCGCCTTTCTCAAGAACCAGATTTCGATCTTGAGGCACTCTCTTGGATCGCAGTCAAAGACCCTGCAGCCAAAGCACGGTGGCAGCCCGGTGATGTCCTCGTATTTCTGCATTATTTCCATGAGGTTCAGCTCATCCTCCTCTTCCTCCTCTGCATCAG
It encodes:
- a CDS encoding HEPN domain-containing protein, whose amino-acid sequence is MDKKAEEKLRAAEYLLNGGYYSDAISRAYYAMYFAAKALLALKKIYPKTHRGLIAKFGLEYVNMSIIDSYYAKALAYGEEKAGEWR